The Maledivibacter sp. genomic interval TCTCTACTTAAATTCCTATAGTTCAAATAAAACAAGGAGTGATTATAATGCTAAATAATATACAGATTCAAGAAATCATACCCCATAGATATCCATTCCTCTTGGTAGATAAAATTGTAGAAATGGAACCGGGAAAAAAGGCTGTAGGGATCAAGAATGTAACTGCAAATGAACCCTTTTTCCAAGGCCATTTTCCAGGAAATCCAATAATGCCCGGTGTGCTTCAAGTAGAGGCCATGGCTCAGGTGGGGGCAGTAGCAGTACTTTCAATGGAAGAATATAAGGGTAAGCTTGCTTTGTTTACTGGTATGGATAATGTTAAATTTAGAGAACAGGTTGTGCCTGGGGATACACTGAGAATGGAAGTGGAAATGGTAAGTATTAGAAGAGGCATAGGAAAAGGTGAAGCTGTGGCCTATGTAGGAGACAAAGTGGCATGTAAAGCCACAATCAAGTTTGCATTAGTGGATCAAGAATAAGTACTACATGTTTTCTAGAAAAATCTGATTAAAAGCTTAGGTATATTTAAAAATAAACTAGTCATCTTGCTCGTCCTTTTGATTTTTTTCGTTGCCAATTGGCTGCTTACATATAGTGAGTATGTCCTTGATTGAGTGCCCAAAAAATAATCAAAATCACTTCGTGACCTGACCTGTTTATTTTTTTTATAGAAAGTAATTATGCAATTTGTTTAATCAACAACTGCTAGTAATGAATAGAATGGATAATAAGGAACTATTTAATCCATGGTCAGTAGTAAAGGGAGGTGAATTCATGTACGGTCTAGTATTGGAAGGTGGAGGGGCAAAGGGTGCATTTCAGATAGGAGCTTGGAAGGCGTTAAAGGAGCTAGGAGTAGATATACAAGGAATATCAGGGACATCGGTAGGGGCCTTAAATGGAGCTATAATTGCCCAGGATGAATTTGAAAGATGCTATGACATATGGTACAATATGTCGCCTTCCAAGGTGATAAATATAGATGACAAGCTTTTAGAAAGACTTCTTAAGTTTGATATAACCCCCGATAGTATTAATTATATTATGGGACAGTTAAAGACTTTGTTGAATGAAAGAGGCTTGGATATAACCCCCTTAAGAAATCTACTAAAGGGATTTATTAATGAGGATGTTATCAGAAGCTCCAAAAAAGATTTTGGAATGGTCACAGTTTCCTTAACGGACTTAAGACCACTTGAGCTATATATAGAAGATATTCCAAAGGGGAAGCTTATAGAATATCTCATTGCCAGTGCATATCTTCCCGTATTCAAAATGGAAAAAATAGGTGGTAAGTTGTATCTGGATGGTGGATTTTATGACAATTTACCCATAAGGATGCTCCTTGGCAAGGGATATAGGGATTTGATAGCCATTAGACTCCATGCCATTGGTAGAACCAGAAGAGTTAGGAAAACTGGTTTAAATATTACCTATATAAATCCTTCAGATGATCTGGGTATGACCTTAGATTTTACAACGGAAAGGGCACGAAGAAATCTAGAACTTGGATATTTTGACACCTTAAAGACGTTTAATAAGTTAAAGGGAAGCAAATACTATATTCAGCCTAAAGCCGATGAGGATTACTTTGTACAATATTTCTTAAACCTTTCAGAAGAAAAGGTATTATTGATAGGAAAAATTTTGGGTATAGAATATATGCCCTATAGAAGAATGCTCTTTGAATATATAATTCCAAAGCTTGGGGAACTTTTGGGTATAGGCAGGGAAGAGGGCTATGAAGATATTATCTTAGCGATGTATGAAAGGGTAGCGGAAAAACGCAGAATCGAGAAATTTAAATTATATAGTTTTGAAAGCTTTGAAGATGAAGTTTTAAGTAAGTTTCAGCCTTCAAGGGGCAGTGTATCGAAGATGATCCCCAATCTTCTAAAACAAAGTGATTTATTGATGAAAACCGTTAAGGGCGATATATTGGATGAGATTAGCGATGTACTATTTAGGAATTTAGCTGCAAAGGAAAGCTTGTAGTACTATAAACCTACAAATTGCACAAATTTTGTCGTTAAATTTATGAGAATATACAAAAATTTAGAATCTAAGGGATATTTCATATATTTTTAATCATAATTATTAAAATTTATTATATCATATACATGTAGGCTTATTTTACAAAAAGCTTTATCGGATAAAATTATGAAGGAAGCTTAAGGGGGAACAGATATGGACTACATGGAGAAATATAGGGAGTGGCTTGATAATCCATATTTTGATGGTGAAACAAAAAAAGAGCTGCTTAGTATAAAGAATGATAAAAAAGAGATAGAAGAAAGATTCTATAGGGAATTGGAATTTGGTACGGGTGGACTTAGAGGCATCATTGGGGCAGGTACAAATAGGATCAATAGGTATATTGTGAGAAAGGTTACTCAAGGACTGGCTAATTATATATTGCAACAAGTAGATAATGCGAAGGAAAAGGGAGTAGTTATTGCATTTGACTGCAGACATAAATCTCCTGAATTTGCGAAGGAAGCTGCCCTTGTATTAGCGGGGAATGGAATAAAGGCATATGTTTTTGAGTCCCTAAGGACTACTCCGGAGCTTTCCTTTTCCGTTAGGGAACTGGGAGCAGCGGGGGGAATAGTTATTACTGCAAGTCATAATCCAGCAAATTATAATGGATACAAGGTATATGGAGAAGATGGGGGGCAGCTTGTTCCCCGATATGCAAATAAAGTCATAGAAGAAATTGGAAAGATCCAAGACTTTAGTAGGGTAAGTTATATAGATGAAGAAGAGGCCCTAGAAAGGGGCCTACTTCATATCATCGGAGAAGAAATAGATAAAAAATACATAGATATGGTTAAAGACCTATCCCTAAGAAAAGATATCATAGAAAAAATGAAGGATTACAAAGTAGTATATACCCCTTTGCATGGTACCGGAGCAATGGCTGTAAAAAGAGTATTTACTGAAATAGGTTTTGAAAAATTTTATCCTGTAAAAGAGCAGGAGGTACCAGACAGCAACTTTTCAACAGTTGAATCTCCCAATCCTGAGGAACATAAGGCCTTTGATATGGCCATCAATCTGGCGGAAAAAGTTGGGGGAGAGATTATCATAGGTACTGATCCAGATTGCGATAGGGTTGGAGCAGTGGTTAAAAATAGTGAAGGGAAGTACCAAGTATTAACTGGAAATCAAACGGGAGCATTGCTCATTGATTATATATT includes:
- the fabZ gene encoding 3-hydroxyacyl-ACP dehydratase FabZ, whose protein sequence is MLNNIQIQEIIPHRYPFLLVDKIVEMEPGKKAVGIKNVTANEPFFQGHFPGNPIMPGVLQVEAMAQVGAVAVLSMEEYKGKLALFTGMDNVKFREQVVPGDTLRMEVEMVSIRRGIGKGEAVAYVGDKVACKATIKFALVDQE
- a CDS encoding patatin-like phospholipase family protein, with the protein product MYGLVLEGGGAKGAFQIGAWKALKELGVDIQGISGTSVGALNGAIIAQDEFERCYDIWYNMSPSKVINIDDKLLERLLKFDITPDSINYIMGQLKTLLNERGLDITPLRNLLKGFINEDVIRSSKKDFGMVTVSLTDLRPLELYIEDIPKGKLIEYLIASAYLPVFKMEKIGGKLYLDGGFYDNLPIRMLLGKGYRDLIAIRLHAIGRTRRVRKTGLNITYINPSDDLGMTLDFTTERARRNLELGYFDTLKTFNKLKGSKYYIQPKADEDYFVQYFLNLSEEKVLLIGKILGIEYMPYRRMLFEYIIPKLGELLGIGREEGYEDIILAMYERVAEKRRIEKFKLYSFESFEDEVLSKFQPSRGSVSKMIPNLLKQSDLLMKTVKGDILDEISDVLFRNLAAKESL
- a CDS encoding phospho-sugar mutase, translated to MDYMEKYREWLDNPYFDGETKKELLSIKNDKKEIEERFYRELEFGTGGLRGIIGAGTNRINRYIVRKVTQGLANYILQQVDNAKEKGVVIAFDCRHKSPEFAKEAALVLAGNGIKAYVFESLRTTPELSFSVRELGAAGGIVITASHNPANYNGYKVYGEDGGQLVPRYANKVIEEIGKIQDFSRVSYIDEEEALERGLLHIIGEEIDKKYIDMVKDLSLRKDIIEKMKDYKVVYTPLHGTGAMAVKRVFTEIGFEKFYPVKEQEVPDSNFSTVESPNPEEHKAFDMAINLAEKVGGEIIIGTDPDCDRVGAVVKNSEGKYQVLTGNQTGALLIDYILSSMKNIPSNGVIIKTIVTSELGSKIAKSYGVGTINTLTGFKFIGEKIKEFEGREDKIFLFGYEESYGYLKGTEVRDKDAVVSSLLIAEMAAYYKSKGMTLLDALEELFKKFGYHREALKSIVLKGKDGAQKIGRIMDSFRSNSPLEIAGIRTEVVRDYLKGKAKFIFEDREEVLDLPESNVLHLTLEDGSWIAIRPSGTEPKVKIYVSVVGARKEEAEEKLNTIGDYILKLIDGIE